A window of Streptomyces armeniacus contains these coding sequences:
- a CDS encoding ATP-binding protein, with amino-acid sequence MPRTTTRARPTGYPGYSETLPREPESAATARRLVRVALSVRGLDDLAGDGAVIVSELVSNAVQHARRPCIRVAIDHPGAARVRIGVIDFSKVPPSLQEPGADEESGRGLALVAQLAEDWGTDVLPCGKRVWALLCARDDGEHRRAREAAPVRILA; translated from the coding sequence ATGCCGCGAACTACGACGCGGGCGCGTCCCACTGGATACCCCGGGTACAGCGAGACCCTGCCGCGAGAGCCGGAGAGCGCCGCCACCGCCCGACGACTGGTGCGCGTCGCGCTGAGTGTCCGGGGACTGGACGACCTTGCCGGGGATGGGGCCGTGATCGTTTCCGAGCTGGTGTCGAACGCGGTCCAGCACGCTCGGCGGCCATGCATCCGAGTCGCGATCGACCATCCTGGCGCGGCGCGGGTGCGCATCGGCGTCATCGACTTCTCGAAGGTGCCTCCGTCGCTTCAGGAGCCGGGCGCCGATGAGGAGAGTGGGCGCGGCCTCGCGCTCGTGGCGCAGCTGGCCGAGGACTGGGGCACCGACGTGCTCCCCTGCGGGAAGCGGGTGTGGGCGCTGTTGTGCGCAAGAGACGACGGGGAACACCGGCGTGCCCGTGAGGCGGCCCCGGTTCGCATTCTTGCCTGA
- a CDS encoding ribosome-inactivating family protein: MTQNATDDRSRLRRRWAILTACVVALAVISTTVYAQTKPDDKEDDKAAVTTHGAANKLPEGAKKKGNEKRGKHDHGHKGEHQGDKDKSKEKDKGKDQGEGSGNNLVDIRHVTWNLGSPSEAWYADNARVYDRMINTLRAAAGPIYRQDMRITTQDRHRYIQLNINIGDAGSVGLLFQAHNMYLLGWVLDEPFTSNQTLFALRNTDLGDLRGRYDRTEDTRIGEDYGSLNMTAPSRERLTLGRHVLIDAAAALQSARPGFFAPGSGIDDSDLRRALGTLIVATAEAARFSTLSRQITDAIESGSNPRLTQQNNELINNWNDGSRFALDITRNHQANPVRLGNHASWTRTFAELAAVLALAHYLPPGGKGGGTR, translated from the coding sequence GTGACGCAGAACGCGACAGATGACAGGAGCAGGCTCCGTCGGCGTTGGGCGATTCTCACGGCGTGCGTCGTGGCACTGGCCGTGATCTCCACGACCGTCTACGCGCAGACGAAGCCCGACGACAAGGAGGACGACAAGGCCGCCGTCACGACACACGGCGCCGCCAACAAGCTCCCGGAAGGGGCAAAGAAGAAGGGGAACGAGAAGCGCGGTAAGCACGACCACGGCCACAAGGGCGAGCACCAAGGGGACAAGGACAAGAGTAAGGAGAAGGACAAGGGTAAAGACCAGGGCGAGGGCTCTGGCAACAACCTTGTGGACATTCGCCATGTGACCTGGAACCTGGGCTCCCCAAGCGAGGCCTGGTACGCAGACAACGCGCGTGTCTACGACAGGATGATCAATACGCTGCGCGCAGCGGCCGGTCCCATTTACCGGCAGGACATGCGCATAACGACGCAGGACCGACACCGGTATATCCAGCTCAACATCAACATCGGTGATGCTGGGTCCGTCGGACTGCTCTTCCAGGCACACAACATGTACCTCCTCGGGTGGGTACTTGATGAGCCGTTCACCAGCAACCAGACGCTATTCGCCCTCCGCAACACCGACTTGGGGGATCTCCGGGGTCGGTACGACCGCACCGAGGACACGAGGATAGGCGAAGACTACGGAAGCCTGAACATGACCGCTCCAAGTCGCGAAAGGCTTACGCTCGGCAGGCATGTCTTGATTGATGCCGCCGCGGCCTTGCAGAGTGCGAGGCCTGGATTCTTCGCCCCGGGCAGCGGAATAGACGATTCGGATTTGAGGCGAGCGCTGGGAACCCTTATCGTCGCGACAGCGGAAGCCGCTCGGTTCAGCACTCTCTCCCGGCAGATTACCGATGCGATCGAATCTGGCTCGAATCCACGGCTGACACAGCAGAACAACGAGCTCATCAACAACTGGAACGATGGCTCGCGCTTCGCGCTCGACATCACTCGCAACCACCAGGCGAACCCGGTTCGGCTCGGCAACCACGCAAGCTGGACCCGCACGTTTGCCGAGCTCGCAGCCGTACTCGCACTGGCTCACTACCTTCCGCCTGGGGGTAAGGGCGGGGGCACCAGGTGA
- a CDS encoding helix-turn-helix domain-containing protein has protein sequence MANEDLGRILRRLRRLASLTQEELAERSGVSVDVVRQLEQRRKHSARLPTLHALANGLGVELTTLLGDPPAVSSTGENDGPRFVAVRRAIMPVLWGPVPGPPGPDFSLERLREQIADGWTQYHAAEFDTVMKALPDLLSDARTATASGNDDDRRAGWAALGKALQLAGHVAVRMGKTDLALTSLERAVDAAGRSSDPLLLPMIVNSTAWTYQRQGRLEDALSIALRATEDMVNAGRDETADGLKVWGALTMSAATSAARSGDYERAAAMMETAEKGAARVSKLPDGGDSRMVSVFSPSSVRIERVRLAVQYGHPEEALALAKGMRLSKDTPPSWRTWLLLDVARAHTDIGDAAGAVKTLESLRRVAPTWMQHHTLAVAIVRDLWALPNHPPGLRPLAEFLGVGE, from the coding sequence GTGGCGAACGAAGACCTGGGGAGGATCCTGCGCCGCTTGCGCCGTCTGGCCTCCCTGACGCAAGAGGAGCTGGCCGAGCGCTCCGGCGTGTCCGTCGATGTGGTCCGCCAGCTCGAACAGCGGCGAAAACACTCGGCGCGGCTGCCCACACTGCACGCGTTGGCCAACGGTCTCGGAGTGGAACTGACCACGCTCCTGGGCGACCCGCCCGCGGTCTCCTCCACAGGGGAGAACGACGGACCACGCTTCGTGGCAGTACGCCGCGCCATCATGCCCGTGCTCTGGGGGCCGGTGCCGGGGCCGCCAGGGCCTGATTTCTCGCTGGAGCGTCTCCGTGAGCAGATCGCGGACGGCTGGACGCAGTACCACGCCGCCGAGTTCGACACCGTGATGAAGGCGCTCCCGGACCTTCTCTCGGATGCGCGTACTGCCACGGCTTCGGGCAACGACGACGATCGCAGGGCCGGTTGGGCAGCCCTGGGCAAGGCACTTCAACTCGCGGGACACGTCGCGGTGCGGATGGGCAAGACCGACCTTGCCCTGACGAGTCTGGAGCGTGCCGTCGACGCTGCGGGACGGTCCTCCGACCCACTGCTGCTGCCGATGATCGTCAACTCCACGGCATGGACGTATCAGCGGCAGGGCCGCCTGGAGGACGCGTTGAGCATCGCGCTCCGCGCCACCGAGGACATGGTGAACGCAGGCCGTGACGAGACAGCGGACGGTCTGAAGGTGTGGGGCGCCCTGACCATGAGCGCTGCCACCTCGGCCGCGCGGAGCGGCGACTACGAGCGCGCGGCGGCGATGATGGAGACGGCGGAGAAGGGAGCGGCACGGGTCTCGAAGCTGCCCGACGGTGGCGACAGCCGTATGGTCAGCGTCTTCAGCCCGTCGTCAGTCCGCATCGAACGCGTCCGGCTCGCTGTTCAGTACGGTCACCCGGAGGAGGCCTTGGCGCTGGCCAAGGGCATGCGGCTGAGCAAGGACACCCCGCCGTCCTGGCGGACGTGGCTGCTGCTGGACGTGGCACGCGCCCACACGGACATCGGGGATGCGGCCGGTGCCGTGAAGACTTTGGAGTCCCTGCGCCGGGTGGCGCCGACGTGGATGCAGCACCACACGTTGGCCGTGGCCATCGTGCGCGACTTGTGGGCGCTCCCCAACCATCCGCCGGGACTCCGGCCGTTGGCGGAATTCCTGGGGGTCGGCGAATAG
- the rhaI gene encoding L-rhamnose isomerase: MPDLPAVSAALKSQRIETPSWAYGNSGTRFKVFTQPGVPRSPEEKLDDAARVHEHTGVAPVVALHIPWDRVADYAALASYARDRGVRLGTINANVFQDDDYKLGSVTHAEPAVRRKALDHLLECVDIMDATGSRDLKLWFADGTNYPGQDDIRTRQDRLAEALSAVYQRLGEDQRLLLEYKLFEPAFYATDVPDWGTAYAHCLKLGPQAQVVVDTGHHAPGTNIEFIVAMLLREGKLGGFDFNSRFYADDDLMAGAADPFQLFRLMYEVVRGGGLGPQTAFMLDQCHNIEPKIPAIIRSVMNVQEATAKALLVDGPALAEAQTSGDVLGANAVLMDAYNTDVRPLLASVREELGIDPDPVAAYHRSGWAAKITAERADGQQAGWGA, from the coding sequence GTGCCAGACCTGCCGGCCGTCAGCGCCGCGCTCAAGTCCCAGCGGATCGAGACCCCTTCGTGGGCGTACGGCAACTCGGGTACGCGCTTCAAGGTCTTCACGCAGCCGGGCGTGCCCCGCAGCCCCGAGGAGAAGCTGGACGACGCGGCGCGCGTGCACGAGCACACCGGCGTCGCCCCCGTCGTCGCCCTGCACATCCCCTGGGACCGCGTGGCCGACTACGCCGCGCTGGCCTCGTACGCCCGCGACCGCGGCGTGCGGCTCGGCACCATCAACGCCAACGTCTTCCAGGACGACGACTACAAGCTCGGCTCCGTGACACACGCCGAGCCGGCCGTACGCCGCAAGGCGCTGGACCACCTGCTGGAGTGCGTCGACATCATGGACGCCACCGGCTCCCGCGACCTCAAGCTGTGGTTCGCCGACGGCACCAACTACCCCGGCCAGGACGACATACGGACCCGCCAGGACCGGCTCGCCGAGGCGCTGTCCGCTGTGTACCAGCGACTGGGCGAGGACCAGCGGCTGCTGCTCGAGTACAAGCTGTTCGAGCCCGCGTTCTACGCCACCGACGTGCCCGACTGGGGCACCGCGTACGCACACTGCCTCAAACTCGGCCCGCAGGCCCAGGTCGTGGTCGACACCGGGCACCACGCGCCGGGCACGAACATCGAGTTCATCGTGGCGATGCTGCTGCGCGAGGGGAAGCTCGGCGGCTTCGACTTCAACTCCCGCTTCTACGCCGACGACGACCTGATGGCCGGCGCCGCCGACCCGTTCCAGCTGTTCCGGCTGATGTACGAGGTGGTGCGGGGCGGCGGCCTCGGCCCGCAGACCGCGTTCATGCTCGACCAGTGCCACAACATCGAGCCGAAGATCCCCGCGATCATCCGCTCCGTGATGAACGTGCAGGAGGCCACCGCCAAGGCGCTCCTCGTGGACGGCCCCGCCCTGGCCGAGGCCCAGACCTCCGGCGACGTGCTGGGCGCCAACGCGGTGCTGATGGACGCGTACAACACGGACGTACGGCCGTTGCTGGCGTCCGTACGCGAGGAGCTGGGCATCGACCCGGACCCGGTGGCGGCGTACCACCGCTCCGGCTGGGCCGCGAAGATCACCGCCGAGCGGGCGGACGGGCAGCAGGCCGGATGGGGAGCGTGA
- a CDS encoding bifunctional aldolase/short-chain dehydrogenase: MTDEHPQVAALLARSHRLGADPRNTNYAGGNTSAKAAVPDPVTGDDVELMWVKGSGGDLGTLTTGGLAALRVDRLRALRARYPGVEREDEMVEAFDHCLHGRGWLPGGEGTAPSIDTAMHGLLDAAHVDHLHPDSGIALACAADGERLTAECFGDTVAWVPWRRPGFQLGLDIAAVKDANPRAIGCVLGGHGITAWGDTAEECERNSLHIIRTAEAFLAERGKAEPFGPVRPGYEPLHEDARRERAAALAPVLRGLASTDHPQVGHFTDTEPVLDFLARTEHPRLAALGTSCPDHFLRTKVRPLVLDLPPDTPYGETVARLRELHEAYRADYRAYYERHAGPGSPAMRGADPAVVLVPGVGMFSYGRAKQTARVAGEFYLNAVNVMRGAEAVSSYAPIEEPEKFRIEYWELEEAKLRRMPAPKPLATRVALVTGGGSGIGRAIAHRLAAEGACVVVADRDAESAATVAGELGGPDTAVPVTVDVTSEEQVDAALRESVLAFGGVDLVVNNAGISLSKPLLETTAEDWDRQHSIMARGSFLTSRAAARVLTAQGMGGDIVYIASKNGVVAGPDNIAYGAAKADQSHQVRLLAAELGAHGIRVNGINPDGVVRGSGIFAGGWGAQRAAVYGVEEEKLGEFYAGRTLLKREVLPEHVANAVFALTGGDLTHTTGAHLPVDAGVAAAFLR; the protein is encoded by the coding sequence ATGACCGACGAACACCCCCAGGTGGCGGCCCTGCTGGCGCGTTCGCACCGGCTCGGCGCCGACCCGCGCAACACCAACTACGCGGGCGGCAACACGTCCGCCAAGGCCGCCGTGCCCGACCCGGTCACCGGCGACGACGTCGAGCTGATGTGGGTCAAGGGCTCCGGCGGCGACCTGGGCACCCTCACCACCGGCGGGCTCGCGGCGCTGCGCGTGGACCGGCTGCGCGCGCTCCGCGCCCGCTACCCCGGTGTGGAGCGCGAGGACGAGATGGTGGAGGCGTTCGACCACTGCCTCCACGGGCGCGGATGGCTCCCGGGGGGAGAAGGCACAGCACCGTCGATCGACACCGCCATGCACGGCCTGCTCGACGCCGCCCACGTCGACCACCTGCACCCCGACTCCGGCATCGCACTGGCCTGCGCCGCCGACGGCGAACGGCTCACCGCCGAGTGCTTCGGCGACACCGTCGCCTGGGTGCCGTGGCGCCGCCCCGGCTTCCAGCTCGGCCTGGACATCGCCGCCGTCAAGGACGCCAACCCCCGCGCCATCGGCTGCGTCCTGGGCGGGCACGGCATCACCGCCTGGGGTGACACCGCCGAGGAGTGCGAACGCAACTCGCTGCACATCATCCGCACCGCCGAGGCGTTCCTCGCCGAGCGCGGCAAGGCCGAGCCGTTCGGGCCCGTACGCCCCGGCTACGAGCCGCTGCACGAGGACGCGCGCCGGGAGCGGGCCGCCGCGCTGGCGCCCGTACTGCGCGGGCTCGCCTCGACCGACCACCCGCAGGTCGGACACTTCACCGACACCGAGCCCGTACTGGACTTCCTCGCCCGCACCGAACACCCCCGGCTGGCCGCGCTCGGCACCTCCTGCCCGGACCACTTCCTGCGGACGAAGGTGCGGCCGCTCGTCCTCGACCTGCCGCCGGACACGCCGTACGGCGAGACCGTGGCCCGGCTGCGCGAGCTGCACGAGGCGTACCGCGCCGACTACCGCGCCTACTACGAGCGGCACGCCGGCCCCGGCTCCCCCGCCATGCGCGGCGCCGACCCGGCGGTGGTGCTGGTGCCCGGCGTCGGGATGTTCTCGTACGGGCGGGCCAAGCAGACGGCGCGCGTGGCGGGCGAGTTCTACCTCAACGCGGTCAACGTGATGCGCGGCGCCGAGGCCGTCTCCTCGTACGCGCCCATCGAGGAGCCGGAGAAGTTCCGCATCGAGTACTGGGAGCTGGAGGAGGCCAAGCTGCGCCGCATGCCCGCGCCCAAGCCGCTCGCCACCCGCGTCGCGCTGGTGACCGGCGGCGGCTCGGGCATCGGGCGGGCCATCGCGCACCGGCTGGCGGCGGAGGGCGCGTGCGTGGTCGTCGCCGACCGCGACGCGGAGAGCGCGGCCACGGTCGCGGGCGAACTGGGCGGCCCTGACACGGCGGTGCCCGTCACCGTCGACGTCACCTCGGAGGAGCAGGTCGACGCGGCCCTGCGGGAGTCCGTACTCGCCTTCGGCGGCGTGGACCTGGTGGTCAACAACGCCGGGATCTCGCTGTCCAAGCCGCTGCTGGAGACCACGGCGGAGGACTGGGACCGGCAGCACTCCATCATGGCGCGCGGCTCGTTCCTCACCTCCCGCGCGGCCGCCCGGGTGCTCACGGCGCAGGGCATGGGCGGCGACATCGTCTACATCGCGTCCAAGAACGGCGTCGTAGCCGGCCCCGACAACATCGCGTACGGCGCCGCCAAGGCCGACCAGTCGCACCAGGTACGGCTGCTCGCCGCCGAGTTGGGCGCCCACGGCATCCGCGTCAACGGCATCAACCCGGACGGCGTCGTACGCGGCTCCGGCATCTTCGCCGGCGGCTGGGGCGCGCAGCGGGCCGCCGTGTACGGGGTGGAGGAGGAGAAGCTCGGCGAGTTCTACGCCGGACGCACCCTGCTCAAACGGGAAGTGCTGCCCGAACACGTCGCGAACGCCGTCTTCGCCCTGACGGGCGGCGACCTCACGCACACCACGGGCGCGCACCTGCCGGTGGACGCGGGTGTCGCCGCGGCGTTCCTCCGCTGA
- a CDS encoding rhamnulokinase produces the protein MVGRVAPGSLGLQEVHRFPNRPVRTGGTLHWDVLALYQGVLDGLRAAGPVASVGIDSWAVDYGLLDTDGALLGNPVHYRDTRTEGMADAVGEVLPAAELYAATGLQYLPFNTLYQLAAARGTAQLAAADQLLLIPDLLAYWLTGERGTELTNASTTQLIDPRTRDWSRTVADPLGIDLSLFPPLRLPGDPGGELLPGIRAEAGLTGPERVPLTVVGSHDTASAVAAVPAADDRFAYIATGTWSLAGLELDAPVLTEDSRRANFTNELGVDGTVRYLRNIMGLWLLQECLRTWESEGHRPGLDELLRQAARSTPLRSVVDAGDPEFLAPDCMPARLAAACRRGGQPEPRTPAEFTRCVLDSLALAHRQAVEDAQRLTGHEVDTVHIVGGGARNELLCQLTADACGLPVVAGPAEAAALGNVLVQARAAGALRGSLASLRGTLRSSLPLRHYAPTSTPPRSAWSAAQARLR, from the coding sequence ATGGTCGGCCGCGTCGCGCCTGGTTCACTCGGCCTCCAGGAGGTCCACCGCTTCCCCAACCGGCCCGTACGCACCGGCGGCACGCTGCACTGGGACGTACTCGCGCTGTACCAGGGCGTCCTGGATGGGCTGCGCGCGGCGGGCCCCGTCGCGTCCGTCGGCATCGACTCGTGGGCGGTCGACTACGGCCTCCTCGACACCGACGGCGCCCTCCTCGGCAACCCGGTGCACTACCGCGACACCCGTACGGAGGGCATGGCCGATGCCGTCGGCGAAGTGCTGCCCGCCGCGGAGCTGTACGCCGCCACCGGGTTGCAGTACCTCCCGTTCAACACCCTCTACCAGCTCGCCGCCGCCCGCGGCACCGCCCAACTCGCCGCCGCCGACCAGCTGCTGCTGATCCCCGACCTGCTCGCGTACTGGCTCACCGGCGAGCGCGGCACCGAACTCACCAACGCCTCCACCACCCAGCTCATCGACCCCCGTACGCGCGACTGGTCCCGTACGGTCGCCGATCCGCTCGGCATCGACCTGTCGCTGTTCCCGCCACTGCGGCTACCGGGCGACCCCGGCGGCGAACTCCTGCCGGGCATACGGGCGGAGGCGGGGCTGACCGGTCCCGAACGCGTCCCGCTCACCGTCGTCGGCTCGCACGACACGGCGTCGGCGGTGGCGGCCGTACCGGCGGCGGACGACCGCTTCGCGTACATCGCCACCGGCACGTGGTCGCTCGCCGGGCTTGAACTGGACGCCCCCGTTCTCACGGAGGACAGCCGCCGCGCCAACTTCACCAACGAACTCGGCGTCGACGGCACCGTCCGCTACCTCCGCAACATCATGGGGCTCTGGCTCCTCCAGGAGTGCCTGCGCACCTGGGAGTCCGAAGGCCACCGGCCCGGCCTGGACGAACTGCTGCGGCAGGCCGCGCGGTCCACCCCGCTGCGGTCGGTGGTGGACGCGGGCGACCCGGAGTTCCTCGCCCCGGACTGCATGCCCGCGCGCCTGGCGGCGGCGTGCCGCCGCGGGGGGCAGCCCGAGCCGCGTACGCCCGCGGAGTTCACGCGCTGCGTGCTCGACTCCCTGGCGCTGGCACACCGGCAGGCGGTCGAGGACGCGCAGCGGCTGACGGGGCACGAGGTGGACACGGTCCACATCGTCGGCGGCGGCGCCCGCAACGAGCTGTTGTGCCAACTGACGGCGGACGCCTGCGGGCTGCCGGTCGTCGCGGGCCCGGCGGAGGCGGCGGCGCTGGGGAACGTACTGGTCCAGGCACGGGCGGCGGGAGCGCTGCGGGGGTCCCTCGCGTCGCTGCGGGGAACACTCCGGTCGTCGCTCCCCCTGCGCCACTACGCCCCGACGTCCACGCCGCCCCGCTCGGCCTGGTCCGCCGCCCAAGCCCGCCTGCGGTGA
- a CDS encoding alpha-L-rhamnosidase, whose translation MISRRRLIATAAASGTAGTALGTLATDAQAAPAPPAGAAAGLRVRSTTTEYADRPLGVDSPRPRLSWVLAADGEGVLQHAYQIRVATSPDRLGSPDVWDSGKQTARQSVLVPYDGPALRPRTRYHWSVRVWGADGGPSPWSGPSWWETGLMDEQEWHADWISAPAALVAPPDVAGAPWVWHPDDQVGQVPAATRHFRGTFEVSGEVRRARLVLAVDDGFTAYVNGTEIAARDAHPVHKSWSHPALLDVTGLLREGANVLAVEAVNSEQGPAGLLAVLEAETAGGTVRFDTAGTWRTTNEPPGDGWQDPDHDDSGWQEARRVGTWGDDPWGKVLPEQSPAQLRRSFRLPGKRVARARLYVTALGLYEAHLNGARVGEDQLAPGWTDYAKRVAYQVHDVTDAVRRGGNALAVTLAPGWYAGNIGWFGQHHYGEHPALLARLDVVYADGSSESVGTDEQWRAATGPLLTADLMMGEQYDARRETPGWTGPGFDDSGWQRATAASGIETSVVAMTDAPTRITKEIEPVEVTEPKPGVFLYDLGQNMVGGVRLTVSGEAGRTVQLRHGEVLDKDGSLYVANLRAARPVDTYTLKGSGTETYQPRFTFHGFRYVEVTGYPGTPARNAVKGLVMHTAAPFTMDFATDAPMLNQLHRNITWGQRGNFLSVPTDTPARDERLGWSGDINVFAPTAAYNMESARFLTKWLQDLRDGQDDAGAYPDVAPYIGPVGKGVAGWGDAGVTVPLALHQAYGDRRVLEENWPAVRKWITYLEEHSDGLLRPAEGYGDWLNTEDETPKDVVGTAYFGHATDLAARTAKALGEDPGPYEKLFGRIRDAFNTAYVTEGGARVKGDTQTAYVLALSMDLLPDAAARRAAAGRLTELIESRDGHLSTGFLGTPRLLPALTAAGRTDVAYGLLEQRTFPSWGYQIDNGATTMWERWDSIKPDGSFQDVGMNSFNHYAYGCVGEWMYQNIAGIAPGSPGFREITVRPRPGGGVRSASGRYASPYGPVATRWTWDGADRFELTVTVPVNATAEVWVPAARAEDVARGDGAEFVRTAEGCAVFAVGSGRHRFGTGG comes from the coding sequence GACGCCGTCTCATCGCCACGGCTGCCGCTTCCGGCACTGCGGGCACGGCGCTCGGCACGCTCGCCACCGACGCGCAGGCCGCCCCCGCGCCGCCCGCGGGCGCAGCCGCCGGCCTGCGCGTCCGGAGCACCACCACGGAGTACGCCGACCGCCCGCTCGGCGTGGACTCGCCCCGCCCCCGGCTCAGTTGGGTGCTGGCGGCGGACGGCGAGGGCGTGCTCCAGCACGCGTACCAGATCCGCGTCGCCACCTCCCCCGACCGCCTCGGCTCCCCCGACGTGTGGGACAGCGGCAAGCAGACCGCGCGCCAGTCCGTCCTCGTCCCGTACGACGGTCCCGCGCTGCGACCCCGCACCCGCTACCACTGGTCCGTACGCGTCTGGGGCGCCGACGGCGGCCCCTCCCCCTGGTCCGGCCCCAGCTGGTGGGAGACCGGGCTGATGGACGAGCAGGAGTGGCACGCCGACTGGATCAGCGCCCCCGCCGCGCTCGTCGCGCCCCCGGACGTGGCCGGCGCGCCCTGGGTCTGGCACCCGGACGACCAGGTGGGCCAAGTCCCCGCCGCCACCCGCCACTTCCGCGGCACGTTCGAGGTGTCCGGCGAAGTACGCCGCGCCCGCCTGGTGCTGGCCGTCGACGACGGCTTCACCGCGTACGTCAACGGCACCGAGATCGCCGCCCGCGACGCCCACCCCGTGCACAAGAGCTGGAGCCACCCGGCGCTCCTCGACGTGACCGGGCTGCTCCGCGAGGGCGCCAACGTCCTCGCCGTCGAGGCCGTCAACTCCGAGCAGGGCCCCGCCGGTCTGCTCGCCGTCCTCGAGGCCGAGACCGCGGGCGGCACCGTCCGCTTCGACACCGCAGGCACATGGCGTACGACGAACGAGCCGCCCGGCGACGGCTGGCAGGACCCGGACCACGACGACAGCGGCTGGCAGGAGGCCCGCCGGGTCGGCACCTGGGGCGACGACCCGTGGGGCAAGGTGCTGCCCGAGCAGTCGCCCGCACAGCTGCGCCGCTCGTTCCGGCTGCCCGGCAAGCGCGTCGCGCGCGCCCGCCTGTACGTCACGGCGCTCGGCCTGTACGAGGCGCACCTCAACGGCGCCCGCGTCGGCGAGGACCAGCTCGCGCCGGGCTGGACGGACTACGCCAAGCGCGTCGCGTACCAGGTGCACGACGTCACCGACGCCGTACGCCGCGGCGGCAACGCACTCGCCGTCACCCTCGCGCCAGGCTGGTACGCGGGGAACATCGGCTGGTTCGGGCAGCACCACTACGGCGAACACCCGGCGCTGCTCGCCCGGTTGGACGTGGTGTACGCGGACGGCAGCAGCGAGAGCGTCGGCACCGACGAGCAGTGGCGCGCGGCCACCGGGCCGCTGCTCACGGCGGATCTGATGATGGGCGAGCAGTACGACGCGCGCCGCGAGACCCCCGGCTGGACCGGTCCCGGCTTCGACGACTCCGGCTGGCAGCGGGCCACCGCGGCCTCCGGCATCGAGACGAGCGTGGTGGCGATGACGGACGCGCCGACGCGGATCACGAAGGAGATCGAGCCCGTCGAGGTCACCGAGCCGAAGCCCGGCGTGTTCCTGTACGACCTCGGCCAGAACATGGTGGGCGGCGTCCGCCTCACCGTCTCCGGCGAGGCCGGCCGCACCGTGCAGCTGCGGCACGGGGAGGTGCTGGACAAGGACGGCAGCCTGTACGTCGCGAACCTGCGCGCCGCGCGGCCCGTCGACACGTACACCCTCAAGGGCTCGGGCACCGAGACGTACCAGCCGCGCTTCACCTTCCACGGCTTCCGCTACGTCGAGGTCACCGGCTACCCCGGCACACCGGCCCGTAACGCCGTGAAGGGCCTGGTGATGCACACGGCCGCGCCGTTCACCATGGACTTCGCCACCGACGCGCCGATGCTCAACCAGCTGCACCGCAACATCACCTGGGGCCAGCGCGGCAACTTCCTGTCCGTGCCCACCGACACGCCCGCGCGCGACGAACGCCTCGGCTGGTCCGGCGACATCAACGTGTTCGCGCCGACCGCCGCGTACAACATGGAGTCCGCCCGCTTCCTCACCAAGTGGCTCCAGGACCTGCGCGACGGCCAGGACGACGCGGGCGCGTACCCGGACGTCGCCCCGTACATCGGCCCCGTCGGCAAGGGCGTGGCCGGCTGGGGCGACGCGGGCGTGACCGTGCCGCTGGCGCTGCACCAGGCGTACGGGGACCGGCGGGTGCTGGAGGAGAACTGGCCGGCCGTACGGAAGTGGATCACGTATCTGGAGGAGCACAGCGACGGCCTGCTGCGCCCCGCCGAGGGCTACGGCGACTGGCTGAACACGGAGGACGAGACCCCCAAGGACGTGGTCGGCACGGCCTACTTCGGGCACGCCACCGACCTGGCGGCGCGTACGGCGAAGGCGCTGGGCGAGGACCCGGGGCCGTACGAGAAGCTGTTCGGGCGGATCAGGGACGCGTTCAACACGGCGTACGTGACCGAGGGCGGCGCCCGTGTCAAGGGCGACACCCAGACCGCGTACGTCCTCGCCCTCTCCATGGACCTGCTGCCCGACGCCGCCGCCCGGCGCGCCGCGGCCGGCCGGCTGACCGAGCTGATCGAGTCCCGCGACGGCCACCTCTCCACCGGCTTCCTCGGCACGCCGCGGCTGCTGCCCGCGCTCACCGCGGCCGGCCGTACGGACGTCGCGTACGGGCTGCTGGAGCAGCGGACGTTCCCGTCCTGGGGCTACCAGATCGACAACGGCGCCACGACCATGTGGGAGCGCTGGGACTCGATCAAGCCGGACGGCAGCTTCCAGGACGTGGGCATGAACTCGTTCAACCACTACGCCTACGGCTGCGTCGGCGAGTGGATGTACCAGAACATCGCGGGCATCGCGCCCGGCTCCCCCGGCTTCCGGGAGATCACCGTACGGCCCCGGCCCGGCGGCGGCGTACGGTCCGCGAGCGGCCGCTACGCGTCGCCGTACGGGCCGGTGGCCACCCGGTGGACGTGGGACGGCGCGGACCGCTTCGAACTCACCGTGACGGTCCCGGTCAACGCGACGGCCGAGGTGTGGGTGCCCGCCGCGCGCGCGGAGGACGTGGCGCGCGGGGACGGCGCCGAGTTCGTGCGGACGGCGGAGGGCTGCGCGGTGTTCGCGGTGGGCTCGGGCCGGCACCGGTTCGGCACGGGCGGTTAG